tatttttaatgtatttattttttgcgATGAATATTCAGGGATCAGTTATCTCTTGCTGTCTGCTTCATGTGTTTGCTATAACCTACCTCATATCCATGCCAAAACATGATTTCCAATTAAatgaaactgttaaaaataactctttcctccaaaactaatgaaaaacagtaaagtATGAGGGACAGAGCTGTTTCCATGTAAGTTTGAACTACAGTGGACTGTCTTTGTCCTCCTgtcatgtaaaaaataaaacagagtcTGGCAAGGATGGCAGGAAGAATCTGGTCCTTTGTGTTTCCTGAAGTAAAATTATTCTCCAGAGAAGGTAGAGCAGGAATAAACTTCTTTATGAGTCAGGAGGCTTACTGACAAGAGCTGCTATTATCTCTGTCAAACAGGCAAAGCCTCAAGTGATTGTGGTAGGCAAGGAATAGGAATGCTGGTTCTTTgcagtgctggaaaacagaCTATTTGCCAGACTGTGCAGAGTGCCAAAAAGGTATCAAGCCTCTCCTTTTGCGTTAACCACAATAACCTGCTGTCGGAAGTTTTTTCCGTGGACCTCTGCTGCTCTCTAATGGTGCCTTAAAGCATTCTCAGCACAAAGTTGATGTGTTCTTCCTAGAATTTAGTTAAAAGTTTTACTTAAACttttattacaaaacaaaaatatcatgaGGTTCTGAAGAGTGATCTTCTGAAGAGGTAACCCAGAATTCAGGCTTCTtttcctgcagccacagctgggaCATTTGGTGTCTGGTATAAAGAATTGTAAAGAACATTTAACAAGTAGAAATGAAGGCTTAGATTGCATTTTAGATGCATTGTACGCAACAAATGCGTAAGTCTGGAAAGTTGCAAATCTCTGAGAAAACTCAGTTTCCAGAGCTTTGTATAAATTGGCCAAAATCGTTACTCATAAGTACTAGCAAttcaaaggaggaaaggagaaaaatcctAATTAGCACTAAAATAACTGTATGGAcgtaacagaaattaaatgtttgtatGAATTGCTCATGCtatataaatatctttttgCACGCTTCACATACATGCCGTTATCTCCCATTATAGCACAGGTGGGCAGGAGCTACTTGCTCGAGCCATATGCTTTTTGCTCAGGAACCAAGAGCAAAGGGGGCACGGGTTGAAGGGTATTTTAGTGGTGAAAACTATCCTGTTTCTCCCATCAGCAGTGAGCCAAGGTGTCCCACTGGTGCCGGAGGAGGACAGGACCCAAGTGAAGGTGGCCGTGAGCTGATGGATGGCCCCAAACCAAAGGCTTCATGACAGAATGCGTCCCCTTTgcagtgctgccctgcaggcttCAACCACCCAGCACCACACAACAAcacccagctgctgggcacagaCACATCCTGGGtgaaaactgagagaaaagaaaaaataataataaaattaaaggttAAATTTAGCAACCTCCCTTCTGCCACCAGGTCAACCCCGTCCCTCCACACACGCAGGGCAGTCACTGACGGGCACACCCCACTCCCTCCTACATTTTCAGCCGCGATTTTCAGCGAAAAACGGGCAGAAAACACGCGAGGGGGGCTTGGGGGACTGCCCgtgaggggagcgggggggagTTGCAGATGGCGCCTCCCTGGGCGGGCGGCCCGGTAATGGCGGCCCCGCGCTGAGGGGACGGCGGCGGCGATGGCGGCGGCCCTGCGCCATCTCCCCGCGCCGCGGGCggctggagggaggggaaaggcgCCGCTTCTGTCGTGGCTGGGCGGGCCCGGGCGGAgaacggcggcggcggcggcggcgaggccTGAGGAGGGTAGGGGTGGCGGAGCGGGGTCTGTGCTCGGGCTGAGCCTGGGGCAGGGTGAGGGGATGGCGGGCACCTCCCGCAGCGAGGGTCCTGCAGGGACGCAGCTCCGCTCCCCTCTTCTCTGAGGGGTGCGATGTGAGGGggttgttggtgtttttgtcTCCTGCTTGCCTGCGCCCTCTCCCCCCCAGTGCTGAGGTTTGCAAGGTCTGGGTGGTTTTGGGGGTCTCCCCTTGGTGGCAGTAAGGGTGAGGTATGGCCGGTTCTGCTTCGTGCTGCGCTCGGTGGGGATAGGTCCAGTCATCGTTAAACTGCGAGTAGTGTGAAAACCTATAAACAGCAACTTTTCCGTGTGGGGGCACTTGGATTTCAGCTTCCTGTGAGGTGCGTGTGGACGCTGGGTTTTGACAACAGTTCCTGTCCAGGCTTACCGGTTCGCCTACACCTCTGGGTGCTGTTATGCTCTGAAATCAACTTAACCTTGGTACACCAAGTGAATGAAAGGATTCTGGCTTTTTATAGCCTGTGGTCCGTGTTTTTAATCTAATGTTGTGTTATTGTTTTCTGCAGCAATGGCAGCAAATCCCATCGTGACGTCAAAGCAGCGAGAGGAAGTGGTACACGGGGTCCCCACGGAGGTGGTGTGCACGGCGTTCTCCAACTCCATTCTTGTGGTGGTAACACAGTATGGCAAGCTGGGGACGCTCGTCTATGTGGACCCCAACACGATAGGTGACAACATTGGCAGGCCTTCGCTCACCACAAAAGTGCTACTGGGCAAGGATGAGGTACGAACAGATGCACAGCACGCTGGCACCACGGCAGAGGGGGAAATGTAGTAGGTGGGGCTGCGCTAGTTGCCAGGGAGTTGATGAATCACTGTAGTTAAGCAGTGTTTGCATAGTggtaaaattaatgtaaaaatctgttctgaagGAAGAGGGGTTCATCAGAAAAATGTGCACGTTTATCTGTTCTTTAGCATAAGTTTAACTAATTGAGTGGTTTGGGGGTCTGTTATTTTGTATCCTACAGGATATGGGTTGCTTTGCAGTGTTTATGGCAGGTTTGATACAGCTGGTGTTGATTTAAAGGTTACAAGATCAAACATTTGGTCTTCGATAACCTTTTCTGGGTTTCAGTTCCaataaatttaacttttcaagtctcttctcttccccccaACCCCCACCCATGCCAGCCCCATAATGGACTTTAGTTGCCCTCTCCCAAGTGTGTTTGCCAACACCTGCCCTTGATaaagtttaatttgttttgcttcaacaaaatgagtttttatCGACTATTTCACAAAGctggagagaaagcagaaggaaacgCATTCTGCAAAGCGTCAACTAGTcaagcattaaaacaaaaagttataGAGCTACAAGATTATGAGGCTTTCCATCAGGGCTGGAGCTGTCAAATATTACTTACCAGCCTAAACTAGAAAAAAACTCTAGCAACACGGGTTCCCAATTCTGTCTGCAGCTTCTCATTATGGAGTTCTCATTCTTCAGTAACAGCTGCCTTTCTAAGATGGGAGAACTTTTGCTTTGCTAGGTGTGATATCT
This Oxyura jamaicensis isolate SHBP4307 breed ruddy duck chromosome 14, BPBGC_Ojam_1.0, whole genome shotgun sequence DNA region includes the following protein-coding sequences:
- the PSMG3 gene encoding proteasome assembly chaperone 3 isoform X2, with the protein product MAANPIVTSKQREEVVHGVPTEVVCTAFSNSILVVVTQYGKLGTLVYVDPNTIGDNIGRPSLTTKVLLGKDEPLVHVCAKNLVAFVSQEAGNKPVLLAMALKDKTMEGIQALREVIRSCQVW
- the PSMG3 gene encoding proteasome assembly chaperone 3 isoform X1 → MAAALRHLPAPRAAGGRGKAPLLSWLGGPGRRTAAAAAARPEEAMAANPIVTSKQREEVVHGVPTEVVCTAFSNSILVVVTQYGKLGTLVYVDPNTIGDNIGRPSLTTKVLLGKDEPLVHVCAKNLVAFVSQEAGNKPVLLAMALKDKTMEGIQALREVIRSCQVW